In Exiguobacterium sibiricum 7-3, a genomic segment contains:
- a CDS encoding glycosyltransferase, producing MNQGHIAVFTDHGRHIPYESLISYYPVLFYTQPGKCPASFEQIAITEVQEAESEHDIKLYIVDYQTREDELKILNQIRSIRSRAKILLIKDVVQMKGDFPYEAVKGDGILHTFSYRAGYPNELFAEIQHIIHPEYPILKDTIAFILPIFNEEKRFMHVKQFLEALAELISEDYIHASINFFDDASSDRSKALLHDYRSIVMEATDTLFTVGYLEVHQVERNTRKAGLFIEGMKNISSDYYVFVDADNSFKTEDIARLLTIAQNDYYDIVIGTKDLTIEDRGLVRRLLSFAKRNLTRTFLPKGVTDSQTGLKIINRRVVPRILPYLNVESGLAIDLELMYAAKKERLRVFQQPVTCIEREGSHVNLVKDSIAFLKTMVALYRRHR from the coding sequence ATGAATCAAGGTCATATCGCAGTCTTTACGGACCACGGACGGCATATTCCGTACGAGAGCCTGATTTCTTATTATCCTGTACTCTTTTACACGCAGCCTGGTAAATGTCCTGCTTCTTTTGAACAAATTGCCATTACAGAAGTGCAGGAGGCAGAAAGTGAACACGATATCAAGTTGTATATCGTCGATTATCAGACGCGTGAAGACGAGTTAAAGATTTTGAATCAAATCCGAAGTATCCGTTCGCGAGCTAAAATTCTGTTGATCAAAGATGTCGTACAGATGAAAGGGGATTTCCCCTATGAAGCGGTTAAGGGGGACGGCATTCTCCACACATTTTCCTATCGAGCAGGTTATCCAAATGAACTATTTGCTGAAATCCAACATATCATCCATCCTGAATATCCCATTTTAAAAGACACTATAGCCTTTATATTACCAATATTTAACGAAGAGAAACGTTTTATGCATGTAAAACAATTTTTAGAGGCCTTGGCAGAGCTGATCAGTGAAGATTACATCCATGCCTCGATCAACTTCTTTGATGATGCTTCTTCCGACCGTTCAAAGGCGCTGTTACATGACTATCGGTCCATCGTCATGGAAGCGACGGATACACTGTTTACAGTCGGATATCTGGAAGTCCATCAGGTGGAACGGAATACTCGGAAAGCGGGACTTTTCATCGAAGGGATGAAAAATATCTCGAGTGATTATTACGTGTTCGTCGATGCCGACAATTCGTTTAAGACAGAAGACATCGCCCGTCTGCTGACGATTGCCCAAAATGATTACTATGATATCGTCATCGGAACGAAGGACTTAACGATCGAAGACCGCGGTCTTGTCCGGCGTCTGCTTAGTTTTGCCAAACGGAATCTGACACGGACCTTTTTACCAAAAGGGGTGACGGATTCACAAACCGGTCTAAAAATCATCAATCGTCGTGTCGTCCCGCGGATCCTGCCGTATTTAAACGTCGAGAGCGGTCTTGCGATCGATTTGGAATTGATGTATGCCGCGAAAAAAGAACGGTTGCGTGTGTTCCAACAGCCCGTGACCTGTATCGAGCGGGAAGGGTCACACGTCAATCTGGTCAAGGACTCGATTGCTTTTTTAAAGACGATGGTTGCCTTGTATCGACGGCATCGTTAA
- the ypfJ gene encoding KPN_02809 family neutral zinc metallopeptidase, with translation MKWKGRERSSNVEDRRGMGGKGVAGIGGGLGIIILIVVTLMGGNPADILGGLSDSQGDSQGEYQETAKEKEAADFVSVVLADTEKVWTKEFKQDGMTYKEPTLVLYTDQVSSACGQAGKSVGPFYCPGDQKLYIDLSFYDELQNKYGAPGDFAMAYVIAHEVGHHVQTLLGKSDEIMPLRQKMSEEKFNKYLVRFELQADYYAGVWAHHAQGQNLLEEGDLDEALGAANAVGDDTLQKKGQGYVVPESFTHGTSAQRERWFQKGFDNGTIEGGDTFKAKNL, from the coding sequence ATGAAATGGAAGGGTAGGGAAAGAAGTTCGAACGTCGAGGATCGCCGGGGGATGGGCGGTAAAGGAGTCGCCGGGATTGGTGGCGGACTCGGAATCATCATTTTAATCGTCGTCACGTTGATGGGTGGCAATCCGGCGGATATCCTCGGGGGGCTGTCCGATTCGCAAGGTGACAGTCAAGGCGAGTACCAGGAAACTGCCAAAGAAAAAGAAGCGGCTGATTTTGTATCCGTTGTGTTGGCGGATACGGAAAAAGTATGGACGAAGGAATTTAAACAGGACGGTATGACCTATAAAGAACCGACGCTCGTTTTATATACCGATCAGGTCAGTTCAGCGTGTGGGCAAGCCGGAAAGTCGGTCGGACCGTTTTATTGTCCGGGTGATCAGAAATTATACATCGATCTTAGTTTTTATGATGAGTTACAAAATAAATACGGGGCACCGGGAGACTTCGCAATGGCGTATGTCATTGCCCATGAAGTCGGGCACCATGTCCAAACGTTGCTTGGGAAATCAGACGAAATCATGCCGCTCCGCCAAAAGATGAGCGAAGAGAAGTTCAATAAGTATCTTGTCCGTTTTGAATTGCAGGCGGATTATTATGCCGGTGTCTGGGCACATCACGCACAAGGGCAAAATCTGCTTGAAGAAGGCGATCTCGACGAAGCACTTGGTGCGGCGAATGCCGTCGGAGATGATACATTGCAGAAAAAAGGGCAAGGCTATGTCGTACCGGAAAGCTTTACACACGGTACGTCGGCGCAAAGAGAACGTTGGTTCCAAAAAGGATTTGATAATGGAACGATTGAAGGTGGCGACACCTTCAAGGCGAAAAATTTATAA
- the cydC gene encoding thiol reductant ABC exporter subunit CydC: MKELMGIFRLMLHQKRDIVLSIFFGVLAGITAVGLFAASGFLISKAALLPPIQTLAVLIALQKISSLTRAVSRYAERYYSHRATFTILSDLRTTFYKRLETLAPGIFAKYRSGDLLARIVGDVESLQNTFLRVVYPPIILVLVFLCTIFFVSFFSLSVALVLVFGLILTGFIIPGWFAYREQRFARSVRARRGELSTEVTELFQGYRDLKIYQQLGNKEAELNAVAARYVAEEKRNGLHAVSNLALNTLATLIISWIVLGLGAYLVADGQLDGVFLALLVMTSLTVFENAAPMAILPGFFEDSRHAARRLDDVVEATAEPEYRPFALTRAPELRAEHVSFTFPGQDRPVLRNVNVTFPAGSKTAIVGASGSGKSTLLQLLLRMYPADGIRIEGTPGQEINPEALWQHSNVVLQQNHFFYGTIRDNLKLASSEATDEQMIGALEQVGLSLLELDDRVLEKGENLSGGEKQRLAIARIFLRQTPLYLLDEPTSSVDALTEQTILEHLFVRATDATLLLVSHRLAGLETMDQIVVMDQGQVIEVGTYEDLMARQGAFYALKQVEQSVFTPDQLVR, translated from the coding sequence ATGAAAGAGTTGATGGGAATTTTTCGCTTGATGTTGCACCAGAAACGGGACATCGTGCTCTCGATTTTCTTTGGTGTTTTGGCCGGCATCACGGCGGTCGGCTTGTTTGCCGCAAGCGGCTTTTTGATCTCAAAAGCCGCCTTATTGCCACCGATCCAGACACTTGCTGTTTTGATTGCCCTGCAGAAAATCTCGAGCCTGACACGGGCTGTCAGCCGGTATGCAGAACGTTATTACTCGCACCGGGCGACGTTTACGATTCTCAGCGACTTACGGACGACGTTTTATAAACGTCTTGAAACGCTCGCACCGGGCATCTTTGCGAAGTACCGGAGTGGTGATTTGCTCGCCCGGATTGTCGGGGACGTCGAAAGTCTGCAAAATACATTTTTGCGCGTCGTGTATCCACCGATCATTTTGGTGCTCGTTTTCCTGTGTACGATCTTTTTCGTCAGTTTCTTTTCACTCAGTGTTGCGCTTGTCCTCGTGTTCGGTCTGATTTTGACGGGATTCATCATTCCTGGCTGGTTTGCCTACCGGGAACAACGGTTTGCCCGGTCCGTTCGGGCACGGCGCGGGGAACTGTCGACAGAAGTGACGGAACTGTTCCAAGGCTACCGGGACTTAAAGATTTATCAACAACTCGGGAACAAGGAAGCGGAACTGAATGCCGTCGCAGCACGTTACGTGGCAGAAGAAAAACGCAACGGGCTACACGCCGTCTCGAACCTTGCGTTGAATACACTGGCGACATTGATTATTTCCTGGATTGTCCTCGGACTCGGTGCTTATCTGGTTGCTGACGGGCAGCTCGACGGTGTCTTCCTGGCCTTACTCGTCATGACCTCGTTGACGGTGTTTGAAAATGCCGCACCGATGGCGATCTTACCGGGCTTCTTCGAAGACAGCCGTCATGCGGCACGTCGGCTCGATGACGTCGTCGAAGCGACAGCGGAACCGGAATATCGCCCGTTTGCATTGACGCGGGCTCCGGAACTCCGTGCGGAACACGTCAGCTTCACGTTTCCCGGGCAGGATCGTCCGGTCTTACGAAATGTCAACGTGACGTTCCCTGCAGGCAGTAAAACGGCGATTGTCGGAGCGAGCGGTTCCGGAAAATCGACGCTGTTGCAACTGTTGTTGCGGATGTACCCGGCCGACGGGATACGGATTGAAGGAACTCCGGGTCAAGAGATTAATCCGGAAGCGTTATGGCAACATTCGAATGTCGTCTTGCAACAGAACCATTTCTTTTACGGAACGATTCGCGACAATCTGAAGCTCGCCAGTAGCGAGGCAACGGATGAGCAGATGATCGGGGCACTCGAACAGGTCGGTCTTTCGTTGCTTGAACTCGACGACCGGGTACTTGAAAAAGGGGAAAACCTGTCCGGCGGTGAAAAACAACGGCTAGCGATTGCCCGAATTTTCTTGCGTCAGACACCACTGTATCTGTTGGATGAGCCGACCTCGTCGGTTGATGCTTTGACGGAACAGACGATTTTAGAGCACTTGTTCGTACGTGCAACGGATGCAACGCTGTTGCTTGTCAGTCACCGTCTCGCAGGACTAGAGACGATGGACCAAATCGTCGTCATGGACCAGGGGCAAGTCATCGAAGTCGGGACGTATGAAGATTTAATGGCACGACAAGGTGCTTTTTATGCCTTAAAACAAGTTGAACAGTCAGTCTTTACACCAGATCAACTGGTCCGTTAA
- a CDS encoding glycosyltransferase family 4 protein, with protein sequence MKPHLLFLSWRDIKHPKAGGAEVFTHEMLRRVTDDYTITHISPAFEGGHDVEFLDGVTYVRHGTLATVIPYAASYYYKHASSIDLVVDQVNTHQFFTPFYVPRAKRALFIHQFTREIWQINVKRPYAWLGEQTETPRLQLYRNGRALTVSQSTADDLRSIGFSKQQITILPEGLDFVPWKEDVWQPKEPVPTFLYVGRMSAYKGIDDAIQAFVILKQEFPTAKFWVIGKKDERYIQQQLDPLVPEEIRGDITYFGFVSAEEKLERMSRATALLFPSKREGWGLTVSEAAAVGTPTIVYDAPGLRDAVQYGMAGYMTVAQSPGALASEMRSCIQDTEQYDTIRYAAYRFAQTLHWDNTGQHFRNWLQNELPLPDVKEEYV encoded by the coding sequence ATGAAACCCCATCTCTTATTTTTATCGTGGCGTGACATCAAACACCCGAAGGCCGGTGGTGCCGAGGTCTTTACACACGAAATGCTTCGCCGTGTCACGGATGACTATACAATCACGCACATTTCCCCCGCCTTTGAGGGGGGGCATGACGTCGAGTTTTTGGACGGCGTCACGTATGTCCGCCACGGTACACTCGCAACCGTCATTCCCTATGCGGCTTCTTACTATTACAAACACGCTTCATCGATCGATCTCGTCGTCGATCAGGTCAACACCCATCAGTTCTTCACGCCGTTTTACGTCCCGCGCGCCAAGCGTGCTTTGTTCATTCATCAGTTCACGCGTGAAATCTGGCAGATCAATGTCAAGCGCCCTTACGCCTGGCTCGGCGAACAGACCGAGACGCCCCGGCTTCAGCTGTACCGCAATGGCCGCGCCTTGACGGTCAGTCAGTCGACGGCGGACGACTTGCGCTCCATCGGCTTTTCCAAACAACAGATCACGATTCTTCCCGAAGGACTCGATTTTGTTCCTTGGAAAGAAGACGTCTGGCAGCCCAAAGAGCCGGTCCCGACCTTTTTATACGTCGGACGGATGTCTGCTTATAAAGGAATCGACGATGCCATTCAGGCTTTCGTCATCCTAAAACAAGAATTTCCGACAGCGAAGTTTTGGGTCATCGGCAAAAAAGATGAGCGCTATATCCAACAGCAGCTGGACCCGCTTGTCCCGGAAGAGATTCGGGGAGATATTACGTACTTCGGCTTTGTCAGCGCAGAAGAAAAACTCGAACGGATGAGTCGGGCGACCGCCCTCCTCTTCCCTTCCAAACGCGAAGGCTGGGGATTGACGGTCAGCGAAGCGGCGGCTGTCGGCACACCGACGATTGTCTATGACGCCCCCGGTTTACGAGATGCCGTCCAGTACGGGATGGCGGGTTATATGACCGTCGCCCAGTCGCCCGGTGCGCTCGCTTCCGAAATGCGTTCCTGCATTCAAGACACCGAACAATACGACACGATTCGTTATGCCGCCTATCGTTTCGCTCAGACACTGCACTGGGATAACACCGGTCAACACTTTCGAAACTGGCTTCAGAACGAACTTCCACTACCTGATGTGAAGGAGGAGTATGTATGA
- a CDS encoding glycosyltransferase family 2 protein: protein MIGIAMSTYQNEAIIGETIRSLQAQASPFRCIIADDGSTDQTVQMIQQLTQHDERFEVIALPHGERGIARKTAIDRLKALDVEYLYIIDSDMVLSDDLLKSCLLYLEAHPDIGALVIPEQAYSDHSNFFSQVKVFERNLFNIPTDQLDANSIEAARFWRLDAYVTSGEIDPTQISFEETQPTIRYLEQGGQIRRATFTFVRHNEKQVELSDLLQKKRYYFEVMPTTLQNEESGLAKALQRWYFFRPVLYHKTNLKKYVRHPLLAAGVIYMYIRLSFIGVESLVFKRVS, encoded by the coding sequence ATGATTGGAATCGCGATGTCGACGTATCAAAATGAAGCCATTATCGGGGAAACGATTCGTTCTCTCCAAGCCCAAGCTTCACCTTTTCGTTGTATCATTGCCGACGACGGCTCGACTGATCAGACGGTCCAAATGATTCAGCAGTTGACACAACACGATGAACGCTTTGAGGTCATTGCTCTGCCGCATGGTGAACGTGGGATTGCAAGAAAGACAGCCATCGATCGTCTAAAAGCACTCGACGTCGAGTATCTGTACATCATCGATTCGGATATGGTGCTTTCGGATGATCTGCTGAAGAGTTGCCTGTTGTACCTCGAAGCCCACCCGGATATTGGAGCACTTGTCATCCCGGAACAGGCATACAGCGACCATTCGAATTTTTTTAGTCAAGTCAAAGTGTTCGAACGGAACTTGTTTAATATTCCGACCGATCAGCTTGATGCCAATTCGATTGAAGCCGCTCGTTTTTGGCGGCTCGACGCCTATGTAACTTCAGGTGAAATTGATCCGACGCAAATCAGTTTCGAGGAAACCCAACCAACCATCCGTTACCTGGAGCAAGGAGGACAAATCCGGCGGGCGACCTTCACCTTTGTCCGGCATAATGAAAAACAGGTCGAGCTTAGCGACCTGCTTCAAAAAAAACGCTATTATTTTGAAGTCATGCCGACAACGCTTCAAAACGAAGAAAGCGGACTGGCAAAGGCATTGCAACGATGGTACTTTTTCCGGCCTGTTTTATATCACAAAACGAATCTCAAAAAATACGTTCGCCATCCGCTTCTTGCAGCTGGTGTCATCTACATGTATATCCGCCTCAGCTTCATCGGGGTCGAATCGCTTGTCTTCAAACGTGTTTCATGA
- a CDS encoding methyl-accepting chemotaxis protein — MKRQNQLMLWISFFVVILSLIVHGLHRFTDFADGYQIIRGNVSAAPPTALIWIALLPVICLLAAAVLYRMQSRSATVPLLLTLTLTFSSMSIVAGGNGLVEYHFSIFMVLALIAYFRRIDLILVSTVLFAVQHFAGFFFAPALICGTTGYPFSILMIHAVFLILTSAALIIQIAVQNKERQAASRREADATTLITNVSQQIESLVGSLKTNTKHLQQAAVQSVEATNQIATAIAPIVHSADGQHQSMQQGTDQLHQVNTSIASIQSKMAQTVTTTEHMTKRALTGNEEMNLMDRRVEEMVESTNGLHTSVTAMASRSDKIQKILASLEAIAGQTNLLALNAAIEAARAGDAGRGFAVVATEVGHLAVQSRSYANEVTEVLQALIADTDQIKTTAAGYTKTLAENQEMTSRVRQTFSDITQLVQEVEQSINSIQTARHGVGVQMLDIEQRMETTRTASLEVRHGIESTAVSLEQQTTVQHEFETMTQSLGQMTSSLEQLVDELTNHIER; from the coding sequence ATGAAACGTCAAAATCAGCTTATGCTTTGGATCAGTTTCTTTGTCGTCATCTTGTCACTGATTGTTCATGGTTTACACCGCTTCACAGATTTTGCTGACGGATATCAAATCATTCGTGGAAACGTCAGTGCTGCCCCACCGACCGCTCTGATTTGGATTGCTTTGTTACCGGTCATTTGTTTGCTTGCTGCTGCTGTCCTGTACCGGATGCAATCACGAAGTGCGACCGTTCCGCTTCTGTTGACGCTGACATTGACATTTTCCAGCATGTCAATCGTCGCTGGCGGAAACGGACTCGTCGAATACCATTTCTCGATTTTTATGGTCTTGGCATTGATTGCCTACTTCCGTCGGATTGATTTGATTCTTGTCAGTACCGTTCTGTTTGCCGTTCAACATTTTGCAGGCTTCTTTTTTGCACCGGCGCTGATTTGCGGTACGACCGGTTATCCGTTCAGCATTCTGATGATTCATGCCGTTTTCCTGATTTTAACCAGTGCTGCGCTTATCATTCAAATTGCCGTTCAAAATAAAGAGCGTCAAGCGGCATCACGCCGTGAAGCGGACGCAACGACGCTGATTACGAATGTCAGTCAGCAGATTGAATCTCTGGTCGGCAGTTTAAAAACGAATACGAAACACTTACAGCAAGCGGCTGTCCAGTCCGTCGAAGCAACGAACCAAATCGCGACGGCGATCGCACCAATCGTCCATTCTGCCGACGGCCAACACCAATCGATGCAACAAGGAACAGATCAGTTGCACCAGGTTAACACGTCCATCGCCTCGATCCAATCGAAAATGGCACAGACCGTCACGACGACGGAACATATGACGAAACGCGCGTTGACCGGAAACGAGGAGATGAATCTGATGGACCGCCGCGTCGAAGAGATGGTTGAATCGACGAATGGTCTGCATACTTCTGTCACGGCAATGGCCAGCCGGTCGGATAAGATTCAAAAAATCCTCGCCAGCCTGGAAGCCATTGCCGGTCAGACCAATCTATTGGCATTAAATGCTGCCATCGAAGCGGCACGTGCCGGGGATGCCGGACGGGGATTTGCCGTCGTCGCAACGGAAGTCGGGCATCTCGCTGTTCAGTCCCGTAGCTATGCAAACGAAGTAACGGAAGTCTTGCAGGCCCTGATTGCCGATACCGATCAAATCAAAACGACTGCCGCCGGTTATACGAAAACACTGGCTGAAAATCAAGAAATGACGAGCCGTGTCCGTCAGACTTTTTCTGATATCACGCAACTCGTTCAAGAAGTTGAACAAAGTATCAACTCGATTCAAACAGCCCGTCACGGAGTTGGTGTTCAGATGCTCGACATTGAACAACGAATGGAAACGACCCGAACCGCTTCACTCGAAGTCCGGCATGGCATTGAATCGACTGCCGTCTCACTCGAACAACAAACGACTGTCCAACACGAATTTGAAACGATGACCCAGTCACTCGGTCAGATGACAAGTTCCTTGGAACAATTGGTTGATGAATTGACCAATCACATCGAAAGGTAA
- the cydD gene encoding thiol reductant ABC exporter subunit CydD, whose translation MNPLKGIITIPRTIFIQLMLAAVLMGVAVIGQSYLIVIIVDRIFLQGDPFAAVIPLLGVLLGMLVLRVGVTYWNGRLGTNLAARVKQDLRQALVAKYTKNSVESMLEGQSGKKVSVLLDSVDEMDSYYSQYLPKVIQTSIVPLMVLIAAFSYDWVTGLVMMITAPFIPLFYIVIGIMTQKRADTQLEKMNAFSGTFLDTLQGLTTLKLFGRAKAQQDVIERSSLDFRDATLTVLKLAFLSSLMLEFISMLSMGMIALEVSLRLILFQSITFVPAFLMLVLAPEYYLALKEMGAAFHTGRGSVAAAKQIAAELTEDDRSVVFGQTELSAGHPPRIELKDVAFTYRDARFAMTELNLVIEPYQKVALIGRSGAGKSTVLQLLAGLADPQDGQLLLDGQDRQTITEASWFRQLSYISQHPYLYAGTLADNIAIGELREASRPAIEQAASDAGLTELIGQLPNGLDTVIGEGGRGLSGGEKQRVALARAFLKRPNVILFDEPTTGLDVKTERILQEAMTVLGREATVITVAHRLHTIEQSDQIVVLEAGQIVDRGTHEELLGRESEYAMMRAVQRGEETR comes from the coding sequence ATGAATCCACTCAAAGGAATCATCACGATTCCGCGTACGATTTTTATACAACTGATGCTTGCAGCCGTCCTGATGGGCGTCGCCGTCATCGGTCAATCCTATCTGATTGTCATCATTGTCGACCGGATTTTCCTGCAAGGGGATCCGTTCGCGGCAGTCATTCCATTGCTTGGTGTCCTGTTGGGGATGCTTGTCCTGCGCGTCGGCGTCACGTACTGGAACGGACGTCTCGGGACGAATCTTGCGGCACGGGTCAAACAAGACTTACGCCAGGCACTTGTCGCGAAATATACGAAAAACTCTGTTGAATCGATGCTCGAAGGACAATCCGGAAAAAAGGTCAGTGTCCTGCTCGATTCCGTCGATGAGATGGACAGCTATTATAGCCAGTACCTGCCGAAAGTTATCCAGACGTCGATCGTTCCGCTGATGGTGCTGATTGCCGCCTTCAGCTATGACTGGGTGACGGGACTGGTCATGATGATTACGGCGCCGTTCATTCCGCTGTTTTACATCGTCATCGGGATCATGACGCAAAAGCGGGCCGATACGCAGCTCGAGAAGATGAATGCCTTCTCCGGAACGTTCCTCGATACGTTACAGGGACTGACGACGTTGAAGTTATTTGGTCGGGCGAAAGCCCAGCAGGACGTCATCGAACGGAGCAGTCTCGACTTTCGGGACGCTACGCTGACTGTCTTAAAACTGGCCTTCCTGTCATCGCTGATGCTCGAATTCATCTCGATGCTCAGCATGGGGATGATTGCGCTTGAAGTCAGTTTACGGTTGATTTTGTTCCAAAGCATCACCTTCGTGCCGGCCTTTCTGATGTTGGTTCTGGCACCGGAATACTATTTAGCTTTAAAAGAGATGGGCGCTGCCTTCCATACGGGGCGCGGTAGTGTCGCCGCCGCAAAACAGATTGCGGCTGAACTGACGGAAGATGACCGGAGTGTCGTCTTCGGACAAACTGAATTATCAGCAGGCCATCCGCCGCGGATTGAGCTGAAAGATGTCGCCTTTACGTACCGCGATGCCCGGTTTGCGATGACTGAACTGAATCTTGTCATCGAACCGTATCAGAAGGTTGCCTTGATTGGCCGCAGCGGTGCCGGAAAATCGACCGTTCTTCAATTACTGGCAGGTCTTGCCGATCCGCAGGACGGACAGCTGTTGTTGGACGGTCAAGATCGTCAGACAATTACGGAAGCAAGCTGGTTCCGTCAACTGAGTTATATCTCCCAGCATCCGTACCTGTATGCCGGGACACTTGCGGATAACATCGCAATCGGTGAATTGCGCGAAGCATCGAGACCGGCGATTGAGCAGGCGGCATCTGATGCCGGTCTGACTGAATTGATCGGACAACTGCCGAACGGACTCGACACGGTAATCGGGGAAGGCGGACGCGGCTTATCCGGCGGCGAAAAACAGCGTGTTGCGTTAGCACGTGCTTTCCTGAAACGACCGAACGTCATCTTGTTTGATGAACCGACGACCGGTCTTGACGTCAAGACGGAACGGATATTACAGGAAGCAATGACCGTCTTAGGACGTGAAGCGACTGTCATCACGGTCGCCCACCGTCTGCATACGATCGAACAATCGGATCAAATCGTCGTGCTGGAAGCGGGACAGATCGTCGACCGTGGGACACACGAAGAATTACTCGGACGCGAATCGGAGTATGCGATGATGCGTGCCGTTCAACGAGGGGAGGAAACACGATGA
- a CDS encoding RrF2 family transcriptional regulator encodes MQMKTGVEQSVYAMLLLTFLPEKGVLPGEFISQQLGASPTYFQKLLRKLVSADLLISVPGAKGGFRLKASPETIRVFDIYEAIEGKQSLYASSGVFEDLMGIQNQNICLLSDLMAEAEQSWQSTLKRETIDSIRREIYLNCPPDHLTKLQSLIEEKMIRN; translated from the coding sequence ATGCAAATGAAAACAGGCGTCGAACAATCGGTGTACGCGATGCTCTTATTGACGTTTTTACCGGAGAAGGGTGTGTTGCCTGGAGAATTCATCAGTCAGCAACTCGGCGCTTCCCCGACCTATTTTCAAAAACTGCTTCGGAAGCTCGTGAGTGCGGATCTGCTGATTTCTGTTCCCGGTGCCAAAGGCGGCTTCCGTCTGAAAGCGTCACCGGAAACAATTCGTGTGTTTGATATTTATGAAGCCATCGAGGGCAAACAGTCATTATATGCTTCAAGCGGTGTCTTCGAAGACTTGATGGGCATCCAAAACCAAAACATCTGCCTGTTATCCGACCTGATGGCGGAAGCGGAACAATCCTGGCAGTCGACGCTTAAACGCGAGACGATCGATTCGATCCGCCGTGAAATTTATTTGAACTGTCCGCCCGACCATCTGACAAAACTGCAAAGCTTAATCGAAGAAAAAATGATTCGCAACTAA
- a CDS encoding nuclear transport factor 2 family protein yields MNTTTLDRYFDLFDASRTDEQAFTDLVSLFSDDITFVLNGQEQHGIEAWKQFVRMVFTANQDIKHMYAGWLPSETGDTLETRWAVCGKRADGSVFTQDGTDIARLDADGKIVYLANVPDDTAMFNQYNS; encoded by the coding sequence ATGAACACTACTACACTTGACCGTTATTTTGATTTATTTGACGCTTCCCGGACCGATGAACAAGCCTTCACCGATCTTGTTTCCCTGTTCTCGGACGATATCACGTTCGTCTTAAACGGACAGGAACAGCATGGAATCGAAGCCTGGAAACAGTTTGTCCGGATGGTGTTCACCGCTAATCAGGATATTAAGCACATGTATGCAGGATGGCTGCCTTCAGAAACAGGCGATACGCTTGAAACACGATGGGCCGTTTGTGGTAAGCGTGCCGACGGATCGGTCTTCACGCAAGACGGAACGGATATCGCCCGACTGGATGCGGACGGAAAAATCGTCTATCTCGCCAACGTCCCCGATGATACTGCGATGTTCAATCAATACAATTCTTAA
- a CDS encoding response regulator has protein sequence MALYLLVDAHEPTRKILQRKLLEREQEVLEAGSAEEALSLLEVQDVDVIVTELRLPQLDGVELLKKVTRLYPLTKQIVLTDYMQLHTLLAAVNSGNISRLMTKPLKIDETILRIMEKIGAEVVETKHRKKNIGVMFNGILTNANRPYCLFFEDGTIVGRRALEIPNQEAPDDEMNGLHRFEFPTQFGTYILYQAMNGTVMKHV, from the coding sequence ATGGCACTATACTTATTAGTTGATGCACATGAGCCGACAAGAAAGATTTTGCAACGGAAGTTACTCGAACGAGAGCAGGAGGTGCTAGAAGCGGGATCGGCAGAAGAGGCCTTGTCCTTGCTCGAAGTACAGGATGTTGATGTCATCGTGACAGAATTGCGGTTGCCACAACTCGACGGTGTCGAACTGCTGAAAAAGGTCACGCGACTGTACCCGTTAACGAAACAGATTGTACTGACGGATTATATGCAATTGCATACGTTACTTGCCGCCGTCAATTCCGGAAACATCAGTCGTTTGATGACAAAACCATTAAAAATTGATGAAACGATTCTCCGCATCATGGAGAAAATCGGAGCAGAAGTCGTTGAGACGAAACACCGGAAGAAAAATATTGGTGTCATGTTTAACGGGATTTTAACCAATGCCAATCGGCCGTATTGCTTATTTTTTGAAGATGGGACGATTGTGGGTCGCCGTGCACTGGAGATTCCGAATCAAGAAGCGCCGGATGATGAAATGAACGGTTTACACCGCTTTGAATTTCCGACGCAATTCGGAACCTATATCTTGTATCAAGCCATGAATGGAACGGTCATGAAACACGTTTGA